In one window of Prionailurus bengalensis isolate Pbe53 chromosome B3, Fcat_Pben_1.1_paternal_pri, whole genome shotgun sequence DNA:
- the PRC1 gene encoding protein regulator of cytokinesis 1 isoform X2: protein MRRSEVLAEESIVCLQKALNHLREIWELIGIPEDQRLQRTEVVKKHIKDLLDMMIAEEESLKERLIKSISICQKELSTLCSELHVEPFQEEGETTILQLEKDLRTQVELMRKQKKERKQELKLLQEQDQELCEILCLPHYDVDSSSVPSLEELSQFRQHVATLRETKASRREEFVNIKRQIILCMEELDHTPDTSFERDVVCEDEDAFCLSLENIATLQKLLRQLEMRKSQNEAVCEGLRAQIRELWDRLQIPAEEREAVATVMSGSKAKVRKALQLEVDRLEELKMQNMKKVIEAIRVELAQYWDQCFYSQEQRQAFAPYYAEDYTENLLQLHDAEIVRLRNYYEVHKELFEGVQKWEESWRLFLEFERKASDPSRFTNRGGNLLKEEKQRAKLQKILPKLEEELKARIEMWEQEHSQAFVVNGQKFMEYVTEQWEMHRMEKERAKQERQLKNKKQTETEMLYGSAPRTPSKRRGLVPNTPGKVRKLNTTTMSNATANSSIRPVFGGTIYRSPVSRLPPSGSKPVVTSTCSGKKTPRAGRHGANKENLELNGSILSGGYPASAPLQRNFSINSVASTYSEFAKDPSLSDSSTVGLQDSLPPAEDVCVSEVEMA, encoded by the exons TGAGGTGCTGGCGGAGGAGTCAATAGTATGTCTCCAGAAAGCTCTGAATCACCTTCGGGAAATATGGGAattaattgggattccagaggaccAGCGGTTACAAAGAACGGAGGTTGTAAAGAAGCATATCAAG GACCTCCTGGATATGATGATTGCCGAAGAGGAGAGCCTGAAGGAAAGGCTCATCAAAAGCATATCCATCTGTCAAAAAGAGCTGAGTACCCTGTGCAGCGAGTTACACGTCGAGCCATTTCAG gaggaaggagagacgACCATCTTGCAACTAGAGAAGGATTTGCGCACTCAGGTAGAACTGATGcgaaaacagaaaaaggagagaaaacaggaacTGAAACTACTTCAGGAACAAGATCAAGAACTGTGTGAAATTCTTTGCCTGCCCCACTATGACGTGGACAGCTCGTCCGTTCCCAGCCTAGAGGAGCTGAGCCAGTTCAGACAGCACGTGGCCACTTTGAGGGAGACAAAG gcCTCTAGACGTGAGGAGTTCGTCAACATAAAGAGACAGATCATACTGTGTATGGAAGAACTAGATCACACCCCAGACACAAGCTTTGAAAGAGATGTGGTGTGTGAAGATGAAGATGCCTTTTGTTTGTCTCTGGAGAATATCGCAACACTACAAAAGTTGCTACGGCAG CTGGAAATGCGAAAGTCACAAAATGAAGCGGTGTGTGAGGGTCTGCGGGCTCAAATCCGAGAGCTCTGGGACAGGTTACAAATAcctgcagaagagagagaagctgtggcCACGGTTATGAGTGGGTCAAAGGCCAAGGTCAGGAAAGCG CTGCAATTGGAAGTGGATCGGTTGGAGGAACTGAAGATGCAGAACATGAAGAAAGTGATTGAGGCGATTCGAGTGGAGCTGGCTCAGTACTGGGACCAGTGTTTCTACAGCCAGGAGCAGAGACAGGCTTTTGCCCCTTACTATGCTG AGGACTACACAGAAAATCTGCTTCAGCTCCATGATGCCGAGATCGTGCGGTTAAGAAACTACTATGAGGTTCACAAAGAACTCTTTGAAGGTGTCCAGAAGTGGGAAGAAAGCTGGAGGCTTTTTTTGGAGTTTGAG AGAAAAGCTTCAGATCCAAGTCGATTTACAAACCGCGGAGGAAAtcttctaaaagaagaaaagcagcgAGCCAAACTTCAAAAAATACTCCCTAAG CTGGAAGAGGAGCTGAAGGCACGGATTGAAATGTGGGAACAGGAGCATTCGCAGGCATTTGTGGTGAATGGGCAGAAATTCATGGAGTATGTGACAGAACAATGGGAGATGCATCGAATGGAGAAGGAGCGAGCCAAGCAAGAGAGA CAACTAAAGAACAagaagcagacagagacagagatgctcTATGGCAGTGCTCCCCGAACCCCCAGCAAGCGGCGAGGACTGGTACCCAACACACCGGGCAAAGTGCGCAAG CTGAACACTACCACCATGTCCAACGCTACGGCCAACAGCAGCATTCGGCCTGTCTTTGGGGGGACAATCTACCGCTCCCCTGTGTCTCGACTTCCACCTTCTGGCAGCAAG CCGGTCGTCACTTCCACTTGTTCGGGGAAAAAAACGCCCCGTGCTGGCAGGCATGGAGCCAACAAGGAGAACCTGGAGCTCAACGGCAGCATCCTGAGTGGTGGGTACCCTGCCTCGGCCCCCCTCCAGCGCAACTTCAGCATTAATTCTGTTGCCAGCACCTATTCTGAGTTTGCG AAGGATCCGTCCCTCTCTGACAGCTCCACTGTCGGGCTTCAG GACAGCCTTCCTCCTGctgaggatgtgtgtgtgtcagaAGTGGAGATGGCCTGA
- the PRC1 gene encoding protein regulator of cytokinesis 1 isoform X3: MRRSEVLAEESIVCLQKALNHLREIWELIGIPEDQRLQRTEVVKKHIKDLLDMMIAEEESLKERLIKSISICQKELSTLCSELHVEPFQEEGETTILQLEKDLRTQVELMRKQKKERKQELKLLQEQDQELCEILCLPHYDVDSSSVPSLEELSQFRQHVATLRETKASRREEFVNIKRQIILCMEELDHTPDTSFERDVVCEDEDAFCLSLENIATLQKLLRQLEMRKSQNEAVCEGLRAQIRELWDRLQIPAEEREAVATVMSGSKAKVRKALQLEVDRLEELKMQNMKKVIEAIRVELAQYWDQCFYSQEQRQAFAPYYAEDYTENLLQLHDAEIVRLRNYYEVHKELFEGVQKWEESWRLFLEFERKASDPSRFTNRGGNLLKEEKQRAKLQKILPKLEEELKARIEMWEQEHSQAFVVNGQKFMEYVTEQWEMHRMEKERAKQERQLKNKKQTETEMLYGSAPRTPSKRRGLVPNTPGKVRKLNTTTMSNATANSSIRPVFGGTIYRSPVSRLPPSGSKPVVTSTCSGKKTPRAGRHGANKENLELNGSILSGGYPASAPLQRNFSINSVASTYSEFARELSKASKSDATSRILNSTNIQS; this comes from the exons TGAGGTGCTGGCGGAGGAGTCAATAGTATGTCTCCAGAAAGCTCTGAATCACCTTCGGGAAATATGGGAattaattgggattccagaggaccAGCGGTTACAAAGAACGGAGGTTGTAAAGAAGCATATCAAG GACCTCCTGGATATGATGATTGCCGAAGAGGAGAGCCTGAAGGAAAGGCTCATCAAAAGCATATCCATCTGTCAAAAAGAGCTGAGTACCCTGTGCAGCGAGTTACACGTCGAGCCATTTCAG gaggaaggagagacgACCATCTTGCAACTAGAGAAGGATTTGCGCACTCAGGTAGAACTGATGcgaaaacagaaaaaggagagaaaacaggaacTGAAACTACTTCAGGAACAAGATCAAGAACTGTGTGAAATTCTTTGCCTGCCCCACTATGACGTGGACAGCTCGTCCGTTCCCAGCCTAGAGGAGCTGAGCCAGTTCAGACAGCACGTGGCCACTTTGAGGGAGACAAAG gcCTCTAGACGTGAGGAGTTCGTCAACATAAAGAGACAGATCATACTGTGTATGGAAGAACTAGATCACACCCCAGACACAAGCTTTGAAAGAGATGTGGTGTGTGAAGATGAAGATGCCTTTTGTTTGTCTCTGGAGAATATCGCAACACTACAAAAGTTGCTACGGCAG CTGGAAATGCGAAAGTCACAAAATGAAGCGGTGTGTGAGGGTCTGCGGGCTCAAATCCGAGAGCTCTGGGACAGGTTACAAATAcctgcagaagagagagaagctgtggcCACGGTTATGAGTGGGTCAAAGGCCAAGGTCAGGAAAGCG CTGCAATTGGAAGTGGATCGGTTGGAGGAACTGAAGATGCAGAACATGAAGAAAGTGATTGAGGCGATTCGAGTGGAGCTGGCTCAGTACTGGGACCAGTGTTTCTACAGCCAGGAGCAGAGACAGGCTTTTGCCCCTTACTATGCTG AGGACTACACAGAAAATCTGCTTCAGCTCCATGATGCCGAGATCGTGCGGTTAAGAAACTACTATGAGGTTCACAAAGAACTCTTTGAAGGTGTCCAGAAGTGGGAAGAAAGCTGGAGGCTTTTTTTGGAGTTTGAG AGAAAAGCTTCAGATCCAAGTCGATTTACAAACCGCGGAGGAAAtcttctaaaagaagaaaagcagcgAGCCAAACTTCAAAAAATACTCCCTAAG CTGGAAGAGGAGCTGAAGGCACGGATTGAAATGTGGGAACAGGAGCATTCGCAGGCATTTGTGGTGAATGGGCAGAAATTCATGGAGTATGTGACAGAACAATGGGAGATGCATCGAATGGAGAAGGAGCGAGCCAAGCAAGAGAGA CAACTAAAGAACAagaagcagacagagacagagatgctcTATGGCAGTGCTCCCCGAACCCCCAGCAAGCGGCGAGGACTGGTACCCAACACACCGGGCAAAGTGCGCAAG CTGAACACTACCACCATGTCCAACGCTACGGCCAACAGCAGCATTCGGCCTGTCTTTGGGGGGACAATCTACCGCTCCCCTGTGTCTCGACTTCCACCTTCTGGCAGCAAG CCGGTCGTCACTTCCACTTGTTCGGGGAAAAAAACGCCCCGTGCTGGCAGGCATGGAGCCAACAAGGAGAACCTGGAGCTCAACGGCAGCATCCTGAGTGGTGGGTACCCTGCCTCGGCCCCCCTCCAGCGCAACTTCAGCATTAATTCTGTTGCCAGCACCTATTCTGAGTTTGCG cgAGAACTTTCAAAGGCTTCCAAATCTGATGCTACTTCTCGAATCCTCAATTCGACCAACATCCAGTCCTGA
- the PRC1 gene encoding protein regulator of cytokinesis 1 isoform X1, producing MRRSEVLAEESIVCLQKALNHLREIWELIGIPEDQRLQRTEVVKKHIKDLLDMMIAEEESLKERLIKSISICQKELSTLCSELHVEPFQEEGETTILQLEKDLRTQVELMRKQKKERKQELKLLQEQDQELCEILCLPHYDVDSSSVPSLEELSQFRQHVATLRETKASRREEFVNIKRQIILCMEELDHTPDTSFERDVVCEDEDAFCLSLENIATLQKLLRQLEMRKSQNEAVCEGLRAQIRELWDRLQIPAEEREAVATVMSGSKAKVRKALQLEVDRLEELKMQNMKKVIEAIRVELAQYWDQCFYSQEQRQAFAPYYAEDYTENLLQLHDAEIVRLRNYYEVHKELFEGVQKWEESWRLFLEFERKASDPSRFTNRGGNLLKEEKQRAKLQKILPKLEEELKARIEMWEQEHSQAFVVNGQKFMEYVTEQWEMHRMEKERAKQERQLKNKKQTETEMLYGSAPRTPSKRRGLVPNTPGKVRKLNTTTMSNATANSSIRPVFGGTIYRSPVSRLPPSGSKPVVTSTCSGKKTPRAGRHGANKENLELNGSILSGGYPASAPLQRNFSINSVASTYSEFAKDPSLSDSSTVGLQRELSKASKSDATSRILNSTNIQS from the exons TGAGGTGCTGGCGGAGGAGTCAATAGTATGTCTCCAGAAAGCTCTGAATCACCTTCGGGAAATATGGGAattaattgggattccagaggaccAGCGGTTACAAAGAACGGAGGTTGTAAAGAAGCATATCAAG GACCTCCTGGATATGATGATTGCCGAAGAGGAGAGCCTGAAGGAAAGGCTCATCAAAAGCATATCCATCTGTCAAAAAGAGCTGAGTACCCTGTGCAGCGAGTTACACGTCGAGCCATTTCAG gaggaaggagagacgACCATCTTGCAACTAGAGAAGGATTTGCGCACTCAGGTAGAACTGATGcgaaaacagaaaaaggagagaaaacaggaacTGAAACTACTTCAGGAACAAGATCAAGAACTGTGTGAAATTCTTTGCCTGCCCCACTATGACGTGGACAGCTCGTCCGTTCCCAGCCTAGAGGAGCTGAGCCAGTTCAGACAGCACGTGGCCACTTTGAGGGAGACAAAG gcCTCTAGACGTGAGGAGTTCGTCAACATAAAGAGACAGATCATACTGTGTATGGAAGAACTAGATCACACCCCAGACACAAGCTTTGAAAGAGATGTGGTGTGTGAAGATGAAGATGCCTTTTGTTTGTCTCTGGAGAATATCGCAACACTACAAAAGTTGCTACGGCAG CTGGAAATGCGAAAGTCACAAAATGAAGCGGTGTGTGAGGGTCTGCGGGCTCAAATCCGAGAGCTCTGGGACAGGTTACAAATAcctgcagaagagagagaagctgtggcCACGGTTATGAGTGGGTCAAAGGCCAAGGTCAGGAAAGCG CTGCAATTGGAAGTGGATCGGTTGGAGGAACTGAAGATGCAGAACATGAAGAAAGTGATTGAGGCGATTCGAGTGGAGCTGGCTCAGTACTGGGACCAGTGTTTCTACAGCCAGGAGCAGAGACAGGCTTTTGCCCCTTACTATGCTG AGGACTACACAGAAAATCTGCTTCAGCTCCATGATGCCGAGATCGTGCGGTTAAGAAACTACTATGAGGTTCACAAAGAACTCTTTGAAGGTGTCCAGAAGTGGGAAGAAAGCTGGAGGCTTTTTTTGGAGTTTGAG AGAAAAGCTTCAGATCCAAGTCGATTTACAAACCGCGGAGGAAAtcttctaaaagaagaaaagcagcgAGCCAAACTTCAAAAAATACTCCCTAAG CTGGAAGAGGAGCTGAAGGCACGGATTGAAATGTGGGAACAGGAGCATTCGCAGGCATTTGTGGTGAATGGGCAGAAATTCATGGAGTATGTGACAGAACAATGGGAGATGCATCGAATGGAGAAGGAGCGAGCCAAGCAAGAGAGA CAACTAAAGAACAagaagcagacagagacagagatgctcTATGGCAGTGCTCCCCGAACCCCCAGCAAGCGGCGAGGACTGGTACCCAACACACCGGGCAAAGTGCGCAAG CTGAACACTACCACCATGTCCAACGCTACGGCCAACAGCAGCATTCGGCCTGTCTTTGGGGGGACAATCTACCGCTCCCCTGTGTCTCGACTTCCACCTTCTGGCAGCAAG CCGGTCGTCACTTCCACTTGTTCGGGGAAAAAAACGCCCCGTGCTGGCAGGCATGGAGCCAACAAGGAGAACCTGGAGCTCAACGGCAGCATCCTGAGTGGTGGGTACCCTGCCTCGGCCCCCCTCCAGCGCAACTTCAGCATTAATTCTGTTGCCAGCACCTATTCTGAGTTTGCG AAGGATCCGTCCCTCTCTGACAGCTCCACTGTCGGGCTTCAG cgAGAACTTTCAAAGGCTTCCAAATCTGATGCTACTTCTCGAATCCTCAATTCGACCAACATCCAGTCCTGA
- the PRC1 gene encoding protein regulator of cytokinesis 1 isoform X4, whose protein sequence is MRRSEVLAEESIVCLQKALNHLREIWELIGIPEDQRLQRTEVVKKHIKDLLDMMIAEEESLKERLIKSISICQKELSTLCSELHVEPFQEEGETTILQLEKDLRTQVELMRKQKKERKQELKLLQEQDQELCEILCLPHYDVDSSSVPSLEELSQFRQHVATLRETKASRREEFVNIKRQIILCMEELDHTPDTSFERDVVCEDEDAFCLSLENIATLQKLLRQLEMRKSQNEAVCEGLRAQIRELWDRLQIPAEEREAVATVMSGSKAKVRKALQLEVDRLEELKMQNMKKVIEAIRVELAQYWDQCFYSQEQRQAFAPYYAEDYTENLLQLHDAEIVRLRNYYEVHKELFEGVQKWEESWRLFLEFERKASDPSRFTNRGGNLLKEEKQRAKLQKILPKLEEELKARIEMWEQEHSQAFVVNGQKFMEYVTEQWEMHRMEKERAKQERQLKNKKQTETEMLYGSAPRTPSKRRGLVPNTPGKVRKLNTTTMSNATANSSIRPVFGGTIYRSPVSRLPPSGSKPVVTSTCSGKKTPRAGRHGANKENLELNGSILSARTFKGFQI, encoded by the exons TGAGGTGCTGGCGGAGGAGTCAATAGTATGTCTCCAGAAAGCTCTGAATCACCTTCGGGAAATATGGGAattaattgggattccagaggaccAGCGGTTACAAAGAACGGAGGTTGTAAAGAAGCATATCAAG GACCTCCTGGATATGATGATTGCCGAAGAGGAGAGCCTGAAGGAAAGGCTCATCAAAAGCATATCCATCTGTCAAAAAGAGCTGAGTACCCTGTGCAGCGAGTTACACGTCGAGCCATTTCAG gaggaaggagagacgACCATCTTGCAACTAGAGAAGGATTTGCGCACTCAGGTAGAACTGATGcgaaaacagaaaaaggagagaaaacaggaacTGAAACTACTTCAGGAACAAGATCAAGAACTGTGTGAAATTCTTTGCCTGCCCCACTATGACGTGGACAGCTCGTCCGTTCCCAGCCTAGAGGAGCTGAGCCAGTTCAGACAGCACGTGGCCACTTTGAGGGAGACAAAG gcCTCTAGACGTGAGGAGTTCGTCAACATAAAGAGACAGATCATACTGTGTATGGAAGAACTAGATCACACCCCAGACACAAGCTTTGAAAGAGATGTGGTGTGTGAAGATGAAGATGCCTTTTGTTTGTCTCTGGAGAATATCGCAACACTACAAAAGTTGCTACGGCAG CTGGAAATGCGAAAGTCACAAAATGAAGCGGTGTGTGAGGGTCTGCGGGCTCAAATCCGAGAGCTCTGGGACAGGTTACAAATAcctgcagaagagagagaagctgtggcCACGGTTATGAGTGGGTCAAAGGCCAAGGTCAGGAAAGCG CTGCAATTGGAAGTGGATCGGTTGGAGGAACTGAAGATGCAGAACATGAAGAAAGTGATTGAGGCGATTCGAGTGGAGCTGGCTCAGTACTGGGACCAGTGTTTCTACAGCCAGGAGCAGAGACAGGCTTTTGCCCCTTACTATGCTG AGGACTACACAGAAAATCTGCTTCAGCTCCATGATGCCGAGATCGTGCGGTTAAGAAACTACTATGAGGTTCACAAAGAACTCTTTGAAGGTGTCCAGAAGTGGGAAGAAAGCTGGAGGCTTTTTTTGGAGTTTGAG AGAAAAGCTTCAGATCCAAGTCGATTTACAAACCGCGGAGGAAAtcttctaaaagaagaaaagcagcgAGCCAAACTTCAAAAAATACTCCCTAAG CTGGAAGAGGAGCTGAAGGCACGGATTGAAATGTGGGAACAGGAGCATTCGCAGGCATTTGTGGTGAATGGGCAGAAATTCATGGAGTATGTGACAGAACAATGGGAGATGCATCGAATGGAGAAGGAGCGAGCCAAGCAAGAGAGA CAACTAAAGAACAagaagcagacagagacagagatgctcTATGGCAGTGCTCCCCGAACCCCCAGCAAGCGGCGAGGACTGGTACCCAACACACCGGGCAAAGTGCGCAAG CTGAACACTACCACCATGTCCAACGCTACGGCCAACAGCAGCATTCGGCCTGTCTTTGGGGGGACAATCTACCGCTCCCCTGTGTCTCGACTTCCACCTTCTGGCAGCAAG CCGGTCGTCACTTCCACTTGTTCGGGGAAAAAAACGCCCCGTGCTGGCAGGCATGGAGCCAACAAGGAGAACCTGGAGCTCAACGGCAGCATCCTGAGTG cgAGAACTTTCAAAGGCTTCCAAATCTGA
- the PRC1 gene encoding protein regulator of cytokinesis 1 isoform X5 produces the protein MRRSEVLAEESIVCLQKALNHLREIWELIGIPEDQRLQRTEVVKKHIKDLLDMMIAEEESLKERLIKSISICQKELSTLCSELHVEPFQEEGETTILQLEKDLRTQVELMRKQKKERKQELKLLQEQDQELCEILCLPHYDVDSSSVPSLEELSQFRQHVATLRETKASRREEFVNIKRQIILCMEELDHTPDTSFERDVVCEDEDAFCLSLENIATLQKLLRQLEMRKSQNEAVCEGLRAQIRELWDRLQIPAEEREAVATVMSGSKAKVRKALQLEVDRLEELKMQNMKKVIEAIRVELAQYWDQCFYSQEQRQAFAPYYAEDYTENLLQLHDAEIVRLRNYYEVHKELFEGVQKWEESWRLFLEFERKASDPSRFTNRGGNLLKEEKQRAKLQKILPKLEEELKARIEMWEQEHSQAFVVNGQKFMEYVTEQWEMHRMEKERAKQERQLKNKKQTETEMLYGSAPRTPSKRRGLVPNTPGKVRKLNTTTMSNATANSSIRPVFGGTIYRSPVSRLPPSGSKPVVTSTCSGKKTPRAGRHGANKENLELNGSILSEGSVPL, from the exons TGAGGTGCTGGCGGAGGAGTCAATAGTATGTCTCCAGAAAGCTCTGAATCACCTTCGGGAAATATGGGAattaattgggattccagaggaccAGCGGTTACAAAGAACGGAGGTTGTAAAGAAGCATATCAAG GACCTCCTGGATATGATGATTGCCGAAGAGGAGAGCCTGAAGGAAAGGCTCATCAAAAGCATATCCATCTGTCAAAAAGAGCTGAGTACCCTGTGCAGCGAGTTACACGTCGAGCCATTTCAG gaggaaggagagacgACCATCTTGCAACTAGAGAAGGATTTGCGCACTCAGGTAGAACTGATGcgaaaacagaaaaaggagagaaaacaggaacTGAAACTACTTCAGGAACAAGATCAAGAACTGTGTGAAATTCTTTGCCTGCCCCACTATGACGTGGACAGCTCGTCCGTTCCCAGCCTAGAGGAGCTGAGCCAGTTCAGACAGCACGTGGCCACTTTGAGGGAGACAAAG gcCTCTAGACGTGAGGAGTTCGTCAACATAAAGAGACAGATCATACTGTGTATGGAAGAACTAGATCACACCCCAGACACAAGCTTTGAAAGAGATGTGGTGTGTGAAGATGAAGATGCCTTTTGTTTGTCTCTGGAGAATATCGCAACACTACAAAAGTTGCTACGGCAG CTGGAAATGCGAAAGTCACAAAATGAAGCGGTGTGTGAGGGTCTGCGGGCTCAAATCCGAGAGCTCTGGGACAGGTTACAAATAcctgcagaagagagagaagctgtggcCACGGTTATGAGTGGGTCAAAGGCCAAGGTCAGGAAAGCG CTGCAATTGGAAGTGGATCGGTTGGAGGAACTGAAGATGCAGAACATGAAGAAAGTGATTGAGGCGATTCGAGTGGAGCTGGCTCAGTACTGGGACCAGTGTTTCTACAGCCAGGAGCAGAGACAGGCTTTTGCCCCTTACTATGCTG AGGACTACACAGAAAATCTGCTTCAGCTCCATGATGCCGAGATCGTGCGGTTAAGAAACTACTATGAGGTTCACAAAGAACTCTTTGAAGGTGTCCAGAAGTGGGAAGAAAGCTGGAGGCTTTTTTTGGAGTTTGAG AGAAAAGCTTCAGATCCAAGTCGATTTACAAACCGCGGAGGAAAtcttctaaaagaagaaaagcagcgAGCCAAACTTCAAAAAATACTCCCTAAG CTGGAAGAGGAGCTGAAGGCACGGATTGAAATGTGGGAACAGGAGCATTCGCAGGCATTTGTGGTGAATGGGCAGAAATTCATGGAGTATGTGACAGAACAATGGGAGATGCATCGAATGGAGAAGGAGCGAGCCAAGCAAGAGAGA CAACTAAAGAACAagaagcagacagagacagagatgctcTATGGCAGTGCTCCCCGAACCCCCAGCAAGCGGCGAGGACTGGTACCCAACACACCGGGCAAAGTGCGCAAG CTGAACACTACCACCATGTCCAACGCTACGGCCAACAGCAGCATTCGGCCTGTCTTTGGGGGGACAATCTACCGCTCCCCTGTGTCTCGACTTCCACCTTCTGGCAGCAAG CCGGTCGTCACTTCCACTTGTTCGGGGAAAAAAACGCCCCGTGCTGGCAGGCATGGAGCCAACAAGGAGAACCTGGAGCTCAACGGCAGCATCCTGAGTG AAGGATCCGTCCCTCTCTGA